A single window of Scomber scombrus chromosome 12, fScoSco1.1, whole genome shotgun sequence DNA harbors:
- the arid4b gene encoding AT-rich interactive domain-containing protein 4B isoform X1 gives MKTLEEPPYLTVGTDVSAKYRGAFCEAKIKTAKRLVKAKVTFKPDLSTAEVHDENIKGPLKVGAVVEVKNQDGVYQEATINKLTDASIYTVVFDDGDEKTLRRSSLCLKGARHFAESETLDRLPLTNPEHFGTPVIGKKGNRGRRSNPIQEEELSSSSSEEEESDQRQNEDLFGKVVCVEGVATGDKKKTTWYPALVISPDCHEDVTMKKETIFVRSFKDGKFYTVLRKDVREMNSDCPPKADAGLKPALDAALEFQQQLVVPGTWKTEVKEESSSSEEDDDDEEEEQEEDTSREEEEEEVEPFPEERENFLQQLYKFMEDRGTPINKRPVLGYRNLNLFKLYRLVHKLGGFDNIESGAIWKQVYQDLGIPVLNSAAGYNVKCAYRKYLYGFEEYCTSTAITFRMDLPLKQGPKGEVKSEGEAAATAPTSSSSEEPKAQAEGEPSSVPSVVCKEEKPDLTRNKTDPETSKAEGKDSANEEDEDDEEEEEEDGPHKGDTDEGSSTSRIGAENVKQECDEEQESKDNSGDDSSQEGEEGEEFECYPPGMKVQVRYGRGRNLKTYEATVKEADVEGGEVLYLVHYCGWNVRYDEWIKADKIVRPANKNVPKIKHRKKIKNKAERERDRLERLNDREVLGPSPNTNRVPRTKCGLSQDVFSKMDEGEDKGTQQQSPVKSIEITSILNGLQASELSTDESEHEDEGEHNEEDRPGCRDRKGPQEPPQTSERWESGTPPEASKPSPVSGKNQDLVSAESTDVGKRRNQTELEGEASTRKRKSDSAAERIPKGQSKAKTRNTRSADWLPGSSPRKLEERGAGPVEERGASSSSSSDDEGPALAKSQPEESERSRPKTKGSPSKKYNGMKEKNKSGRQAAFWEIPERAKTSGNAEERPAVRSKGQKDVWSSIQAQWPKKTLKELFSDSDTEAANSPPPPVPSCLEEQSVEQHAGPEDEASEEQMENDKLQEFPSSGSNSVLNTPPTTPESPLGGGSTAEDSGQPQPSSPPPSIPPALPSEPASAALPPGPIQEEVTGGRSETDSSTVEVESLGGELQDLPQEEGAGSPSKVFDATLSCNSSSNCSLELSSSSQQESEQKSKASVSQKRQKESQTGGASKKHKPNRKSLGVPPKKNRKTANSSDSEDQSVVEGTAKSTPSKNNASDVKAASSPKCRGRSPPSSHKYHKQGDGDHAQHRENHGRSPRVYKWSFQMSDLEKMSSLERISFLQEKLQDIRNHYLSLKSEVASIDRRRKRMKKKERESTVAASSSSSSSSSPSSSSLTAAVMLTLADPPVSSSSSSSQNSGVSVECR, from the exons ACTCTAGAGGAGCCCCCCTACTTGACGGTAGGGACGGATGTGAGTGCCAAGTACCGAGGGGCGTTCTGTGAGGCCAAGATCAAGACCGCCAAGAGGCTAGTCAAGGCCAAG GTGACCTTTAAACCAGATCTGTCCACGGCGGAGGTTCATGATGAAAACATCAAAGGACCTCTAAAG GTGGGTGCTGTTGTAGAGGTGAAGAATCAGGATGGAGTTTACCAGGAGGCTACAATCAATAAGCTGACCGACGCTAGTATATATACTGTTG TGTTCGACGACGGTGATGAGAAGACCTTAAGGCGCTCCTCTCTCTGCCTGAAAGGAGCGCGTCACTTTGCAGAGAGTGAG ACACTCGACAGACTCCCTCTCACCAACCCCGAGCACTTTGGCACACCTGTCATCGGCAAGAAGGGCAACCGCGGCCGACGATCGAACCCAAT CCAAGAGGAAGAGCTGTCTTCATCCTCcagtgaggaagaagagagcgATCAGCGGCAGAATGAGGATCTGTTTGGCAAAGTGGTCTGCGTGGAGGGGGTCGCCACCGGGGACAAAAAGAAGACCACGTGGTATCCTGCACTG GTTATCTCCCCGGACTGCCATGAAGACGTGACTATGAAGAAGGAGACCATCTTCGTCCGCTCTTTCAAGGATGGAAAATT TTACACGGTGTTGCGGAAGGACGTCCGCGAGATGAACAGCGATTGTCCTCCAAAAGCCGACGCAGGGCTCAAACCAG cTTTGGACGCAGCTTTGGAGTTCCAGCAGCAGCTGGTCGTGCCCGGCACTTGGAAGACAGAAGTGAAAGAGGAAAGCTCCAGTAGCGAAGAGGACGACGAcgacgaagaggaggagcaggaagaagaCACAAGCCgcgaagaggaggag gAGGAAGTGGAACCATTcccagaggagagggagaattTTCTTCAGCAGCTATACAAGTTCATGGAGGACAGAG GTACTCCCATCAACAAGCGGCCTGTTCTGGGCTACAGGAACCTCAACCTGTTCAAGCTCTACAGGCTGGTGCACAAACTGGGAGGCTTTGACAAC ATTGAAAGCGGCGCCATCTGGAAACAAGTCTATCAGGATCTGGGGATCCCCGTGCTCAATTCAGCCGCTGGCTACAATGTCAAATGTGCTTACCGCAA GTACTTGTATGGATTTGAGGAATACTGCACCTCCACCGCCATCACTTTCAGGATGGACCTCCCTTTGAAGCAGGGTCCCAAGGGAGAGGTGAAGTCTGAGGGCGAGGCAGCAGCCACAGCTCCCACATCGTCCAGCTCAGAAGAGCCGAAAGCACAGGCAGAGGGTGAACCTAGCAGCGTGCCGTCCGTCGTCTGCAAG gaGGAGAAACCCGATTTGACACGAAACAAAACGGATCCCGAAACGTCAAAAGCAGAGGGCAAGGACAGCGCAAACGAAGAGGACGAGGACgacgaggaagaagaggaagaggacggCCCCCACAAGGGAGACACGGACGAGGGCTCTTCGACGTCTCGCATCGGAGCCGAGAACGTGAAGCAGGAGTGTGACGAGGAGCAGGAGAGCAAGGACAACTCTGG GGATGACAGCAGtcaggagggggaggaaggggaggagttTGAGTGTTACCCCCCGGGGATGAAGGTGCAGGTGAGGTATGGGCGAGGCCGCAATCTGAAGACGTACGAGGCCACTGTGAAAGAGGCAGACGTGGAGGGGGGAGAGGTGCTCTACCTGGTGCACTACTGTGGCTGGAACGTCAG atatGATGAATGGATCAAAGCAGACAAGATTGTTCGCCCCGCCAATAAGAATGTACCAAAAATAAAGCACCGCAAAAAAATAAAG AACAAAGCCGAGAGGGAGCGAGACAGGCTGGAGAGGCTCAATGACAGAGAAGTCCTCGGCCCTTCACCCAACACTAACCGCGTCCCACGCACCAAATGTGGCCTGAGTCAGGATGTCTTTTCCAAGATGGACGAGGGTGAGGACAAAGGGACTCAGCAGCAGTCTCCAGTCAAGTCTATAGAAATTACCTCTATCCTCAATGGCCTGCAAG CCTCCGAGCTATCCACAGACGAAAGCGAGCACGAAGATGAGGGGGAGCATAATGAAGAGGACCGTCCTGGTTGCAGAGACAGGAAGGGCCCGCAGGAGCCACCGCAAACATCGGAGCGCTGGGAGAGCGGGACCCCTCCCGAAGCATCCAAACCTTCTCCAGTCTCAGGGAAGAACCAGGATTTAGTCAGCGCAGAGAGCACAGATGTGGGGAAGCGCAGAAACCAGACAGAGTTAGAGGGAGAGGCGAGCACCAGGAAGAGGAAATCtgacagtgcagcagagaggataCCGAAAGGCCAATCCAAAGCTAAGACCAGGAACACGAGGAGTGCGGACTGGTTGCCTGGGAGCTCGCCCAGGAAGCTGGAGGAGAGGGGTGCTGGTCCTGTGGAGGAGAGGGGGGCCTCGTCTAGCAGCAGTTCAGATGATGAGGGGCCAGCACTTGCCAAATCCCAGCCGGAGGAGAGTGAACGAAGCCGCCCTAAAACCAAAGGTTCCCCTTCTAAGAAGTACAACGGGATGAAGGAGAAGAACAAAAGCGGCAGACAAGCTGCATTCTGGGAAATCCCTGAAAGAGCCAAGACGTCTGGGAATGCAGAGGAAAGGCCTGCTGTCCGCTCTAAAGGCCAGAAGGATGTGTGGTCCAGTATCCAGGCACAGTGGCCCAAGAAGACTCTCAAAGAGTTATTCTCTGACTCAGACACAGAAGCTGCCaattctcctcctccacccgtGCCCTCCTGCCTGGAGGAGCAGAGTGTGGAACAGCACGCTGGACCTGAGGACGAAGCCTCAGAGGAGCAGATGGAAAACGACAAACTACAGGAGTTTCCCAGTAGTGGCAGTAACTCTGTACTCAATACACCACCTACTACACCAGAGTCCCCCTTAGGTGGAGGCAGTACAGCAGAAGACTCTGGCCAGCCTCAGCCTTCCTCCCCGCCACCGTCCATACCCCCCGCCTTGCCTTCAGAGCCGGCTTCTGCCGCCCTTCCACCAGGACCCATACAGGAGGAAGTGACAGGTGGGCGcagtgagacagacagcagcacgGTGGAGGTGGAGAGTCTGGGTGGGGAGCTGCAGGACCTACCTCAGGAGGAAGGGGCGGGTTCCCCCTCAAAGGTGTTCGACGCGACTCTCTcctgcaacagcagcagcaactgcaGCCTagagctgagcagcagcagccagcaggAAAGTGAGCAGAAGTCCAAAG CATCTGTGAGTCAGAAGCGGCAGAAGGAATCACAGACAGGTGGAGCCTCAAAGAAACACAAGCCAAACCGCAAGAGCCTAGGTGTGCCTCCCAAAAAGAATAGGAAAACAG cCAACAGCAGTGACAGTGAGGACCAGTCTGTTGTTGAGGGCACTGCCAAATCAACCCCCTCTAAGAACAACGCATCTGACGTGAAAGCTGCCAGCTCGCCCAAGTGTCGCGGACGATCTCCCCCTTCGAGCCATAAATACCACAAGCAGGGTGACGGCGACCACGCACAGCACAGAGAAAACCATGGAAGATCACCACGTGTCTATAAGTGGAGCTTCCAGATGT CTGACCTGGAGAAGATGAGCAGTCTGGAGAGGATCTCTTttcttcaggagaagctgcaggacATCAGGAACCACTACCTCTCCCTCAAGTCTGAGGTGGCCTCTATTGACAGACGACGGAAACgcatgaagaagaaagaacgAGAAA GCACGGTGGCTGCTTCTTCCTCCTCgtcgtcctcctcctcaccgtccTCAAGctcactgacagcagcagtcatGCTGACATTGGCTGACCCGCCTGtgtcatcctcatcctcctcttcacaGAACTCTGGGGTATCAGTGGAGTGCAGGTGA
- the arid4b gene encoding AT-rich interactive domain-containing protein 4B isoform X2, translating into MKTLEEPPYLTVGTDVSAKYRGAFCEAKIKTAKRLVKAKVTFKPDLSTAEVHDENIKGPLKVGAVVEVKNQDGVYQEATINKLTDASIYTVVFDDGDEKTLRRSSLCLKGARHFAESETLDRLPLTNPEHFGTPVIGKKGNRGRRSNPIQEEELSSSSSEEEESDQRQNEDLFGKVVCVEGVATGDKKKTTWYPALVISPDCHEDVTMKKETIFVRSFKDGKFYTVLRKDVREMNSDCPPKADAGLKPALDAALEFQQQLVVPGTWKTEVKEESSSSEEDDDDEEEEQEEDTSREEEEEEVEPFPEERENFLQQLYKFMEDRGTPINKRPVLGYRNLNLFKLYRLVHKLGGFDNIESGAIWKQVYQDLGIPVLNSAAGYNVKCAYRKYLYGFEEYCTSTAITFRMDLPLKQGPKGEVKSEGEAAATAPTSSSSEEPKAQAEGEPSSVPSVVCKEEKPDLTRNKTDPETSKAEGKDSANEEDEDDEEEEEEDGPHKGDTDEGSSTSRIGAENVKQECDEEQESKDNSGDDSSQEGEEGEEFECYPPGMKVQVRYGRGRNLKTYEATVKEADVEGGEVLYLVHYCGWNVRYDEWIKADKIVRPANKNVPKIKHRKKIKNKAERERDRLERLNDREVLGPSPNTNRVPRTKCGLSQDVFSKMDEASELSTDESEHEDEGEHNEEDRPGCRDRKGPQEPPQTSERWESGTPPEASKPSPVSGKNQDLVSAESTDVGKRRNQTELEGEASTRKRKSDSAAERIPKGQSKAKTRNTRSADWLPGSSPRKLEERGAGPVEERGASSSSSSDDEGPALAKSQPEESERSRPKTKGSPSKKYNGMKEKNKSGRQAAFWEIPERAKTSGNAEERPAVRSKGQKDVWSSIQAQWPKKTLKELFSDSDTEAANSPPPPVPSCLEEQSVEQHAGPEDEASEEQMENDKLQEFPSSGSNSVLNTPPTTPESPLGGGSTAEDSGQPQPSSPPPSIPPALPSEPASAALPPGPIQEEVTGGRSETDSSTVEVESLGGELQDLPQEEGAGSPSKVFDATLSCNSSSNCSLELSSSSQQESEQKSKASVSQKRQKESQTGGASKKHKPNRKSLGVPPKKNRKTANSSDSEDQSVVEGTAKSTPSKNNASDVKAASSPKCRGRSPPSSHKYHKQGDGDHAQHRENHGRSPRVYKWSFQMSDLEKMSSLERISFLQEKLQDIRNHYLSLKSEVASIDRRRKRMKKKERESTVAASSSSSSSSSPSSSSLTAAVMLTLADPPVSSSSSSSQNSGVSVECR; encoded by the exons ACTCTAGAGGAGCCCCCCTACTTGACGGTAGGGACGGATGTGAGTGCCAAGTACCGAGGGGCGTTCTGTGAGGCCAAGATCAAGACCGCCAAGAGGCTAGTCAAGGCCAAG GTGACCTTTAAACCAGATCTGTCCACGGCGGAGGTTCATGATGAAAACATCAAAGGACCTCTAAAG GTGGGTGCTGTTGTAGAGGTGAAGAATCAGGATGGAGTTTACCAGGAGGCTACAATCAATAAGCTGACCGACGCTAGTATATATACTGTTG TGTTCGACGACGGTGATGAGAAGACCTTAAGGCGCTCCTCTCTCTGCCTGAAAGGAGCGCGTCACTTTGCAGAGAGTGAG ACACTCGACAGACTCCCTCTCACCAACCCCGAGCACTTTGGCACACCTGTCATCGGCAAGAAGGGCAACCGCGGCCGACGATCGAACCCAAT CCAAGAGGAAGAGCTGTCTTCATCCTCcagtgaggaagaagagagcgATCAGCGGCAGAATGAGGATCTGTTTGGCAAAGTGGTCTGCGTGGAGGGGGTCGCCACCGGGGACAAAAAGAAGACCACGTGGTATCCTGCACTG GTTATCTCCCCGGACTGCCATGAAGACGTGACTATGAAGAAGGAGACCATCTTCGTCCGCTCTTTCAAGGATGGAAAATT TTACACGGTGTTGCGGAAGGACGTCCGCGAGATGAACAGCGATTGTCCTCCAAAAGCCGACGCAGGGCTCAAACCAG cTTTGGACGCAGCTTTGGAGTTCCAGCAGCAGCTGGTCGTGCCCGGCACTTGGAAGACAGAAGTGAAAGAGGAAAGCTCCAGTAGCGAAGAGGACGACGAcgacgaagaggaggagcaggaagaagaCACAAGCCgcgaagaggaggag gAGGAAGTGGAACCATTcccagaggagagggagaattTTCTTCAGCAGCTATACAAGTTCATGGAGGACAGAG GTACTCCCATCAACAAGCGGCCTGTTCTGGGCTACAGGAACCTCAACCTGTTCAAGCTCTACAGGCTGGTGCACAAACTGGGAGGCTTTGACAAC ATTGAAAGCGGCGCCATCTGGAAACAAGTCTATCAGGATCTGGGGATCCCCGTGCTCAATTCAGCCGCTGGCTACAATGTCAAATGTGCTTACCGCAA GTACTTGTATGGATTTGAGGAATACTGCACCTCCACCGCCATCACTTTCAGGATGGACCTCCCTTTGAAGCAGGGTCCCAAGGGAGAGGTGAAGTCTGAGGGCGAGGCAGCAGCCACAGCTCCCACATCGTCCAGCTCAGAAGAGCCGAAAGCACAGGCAGAGGGTGAACCTAGCAGCGTGCCGTCCGTCGTCTGCAAG gaGGAGAAACCCGATTTGACACGAAACAAAACGGATCCCGAAACGTCAAAAGCAGAGGGCAAGGACAGCGCAAACGAAGAGGACGAGGACgacgaggaagaagaggaagaggacggCCCCCACAAGGGAGACACGGACGAGGGCTCTTCGACGTCTCGCATCGGAGCCGAGAACGTGAAGCAGGAGTGTGACGAGGAGCAGGAGAGCAAGGACAACTCTGG GGATGACAGCAGtcaggagggggaggaaggggaggagttTGAGTGTTACCCCCCGGGGATGAAGGTGCAGGTGAGGTATGGGCGAGGCCGCAATCTGAAGACGTACGAGGCCACTGTGAAAGAGGCAGACGTGGAGGGGGGAGAGGTGCTCTACCTGGTGCACTACTGTGGCTGGAACGTCAG atatGATGAATGGATCAAAGCAGACAAGATTGTTCGCCCCGCCAATAAGAATGTACCAAAAATAAAGCACCGCAAAAAAATAAAG AACAAAGCCGAGAGGGAGCGAGACAGGCTGGAGAGGCTCAATGACAGAGAAGTCCTCGGCCCTTCACCCAACACTAACCGCGTCCCACGCACCAAATGTGGCCTGAGTCAGGATGTCTTTTCCAAGATGGACGAGG CCTCCGAGCTATCCACAGACGAAAGCGAGCACGAAGATGAGGGGGAGCATAATGAAGAGGACCGTCCTGGTTGCAGAGACAGGAAGGGCCCGCAGGAGCCACCGCAAACATCGGAGCGCTGGGAGAGCGGGACCCCTCCCGAAGCATCCAAACCTTCTCCAGTCTCAGGGAAGAACCAGGATTTAGTCAGCGCAGAGAGCACAGATGTGGGGAAGCGCAGAAACCAGACAGAGTTAGAGGGAGAGGCGAGCACCAGGAAGAGGAAATCtgacagtgcagcagagaggataCCGAAAGGCCAATCCAAAGCTAAGACCAGGAACACGAGGAGTGCGGACTGGTTGCCTGGGAGCTCGCCCAGGAAGCTGGAGGAGAGGGGTGCTGGTCCTGTGGAGGAGAGGGGGGCCTCGTCTAGCAGCAGTTCAGATGATGAGGGGCCAGCACTTGCCAAATCCCAGCCGGAGGAGAGTGAACGAAGCCGCCCTAAAACCAAAGGTTCCCCTTCTAAGAAGTACAACGGGATGAAGGAGAAGAACAAAAGCGGCAGACAAGCTGCATTCTGGGAAATCCCTGAAAGAGCCAAGACGTCTGGGAATGCAGAGGAAAGGCCTGCTGTCCGCTCTAAAGGCCAGAAGGATGTGTGGTCCAGTATCCAGGCACAGTGGCCCAAGAAGACTCTCAAAGAGTTATTCTCTGACTCAGACACAGAAGCTGCCaattctcctcctccacccgtGCCCTCCTGCCTGGAGGAGCAGAGTGTGGAACAGCACGCTGGACCTGAGGACGAAGCCTCAGAGGAGCAGATGGAAAACGACAAACTACAGGAGTTTCCCAGTAGTGGCAGTAACTCTGTACTCAATACACCACCTACTACACCAGAGTCCCCCTTAGGTGGAGGCAGTACAGCAGAAGACTCTGGCCAGCCTCAGCCTTCCTCCCCGCCACCGTCCATACCCCCCGCCTTGCCTTCAGAGCCGGCTTCTGCCGCCCTTCCACCAGGACCCATACAGGAGGAAGTGACAGGTGGGCGcagtgagacagacagcagcacgGTGGAGGTGGAGAGTCTGGGTGGGGAGCTGCAGGACCTACCTCAGGAGGAAGGGGCGGGTTCCCCCTCAAAGGTGTTCGACGCGACTCTCTcctgcaacagcagcagcaactgcaGCCTagagctgagcagcagcagccagcaggAAAGTGAGCAGAAGTCCAAAG CATCTGTGAGTCAGAAGCGGCAGAAGGAATCACAGACAGGTGGAGCCTCAAAGAAACACAAGCCAAACCGCAAGAGCCTAGGTGTGCCTCCCAAAAAGAATAGGAAAACAG cCAACAGCAGTGACAGTGAGGACCAGTCTGTTGTTGAGGGCACTGCCAAATCAACCCCCTCTAAGAACAACGCATCTGACGTGAAAGCTGCCAGCTCGCCCAAGTGTCGCGGACGATCTCCCCCTTCGAGCCATAAATACCACAAGCAGGGTGACGGCGACCACGCACAGCACAGAGAAAACCATGGAAGATCACCACGTGTCTATAAGTGGAGCTTCCAGATGT CTGACCTGGAGAAGATGAGCAGTCTGGAGAGGATCTCTTttcttcaggagaagctgcaggacATCAGGAACCACTACCTCTCCCTCAAGTCTGAGGTGGCCTCTATTGACAGACGACGGAAACgcatgaagaagaaagaacgAGAAA GCACGGTGGCTGCTTCTTCCTCCTCgtcgtcctcctcctcaccgtccTCAAGctcactgacagcagcagtcatGCTGACATTGGCTGACCCGCCTGtgtcatcctcatcctcctcttcacaGAACTCTGGGGTATCAGTGGAGTGCAGGTGA
- the tomm20a gene encoding translocase of outer mitochondrial membrane 20 produces the protein MMSGKTSAVVAGVCGAVFIAYCIYFDRKRRSDPNFKKKLLERRRKQNVSNAKSGLARLPDLKDAEAVQKFFLEEIQLGEELLSQGEFEKGVDHLTNAIAVCGQPQQLLQVLQQTLPPPVFQMLLTKLPTISQRIVNAQSLTEDDVE, from the exons ATGATGAGCGGTAAGACGAGCGCGGTAGTCGCCGGGGTGTGCGGGGCCGTTTTCATcgcatactgtatttattttgacaGAAAACGACGGAGTGACCCTAACTTCAAGAAAAAGCTACTTGAAC GTAGGAGAAAGCAAAACGTTTCTAATGCGAAGTCTGGACTGGCAAGG CTCCCTGACTTGAAGGATGCGGAAGCTGTTCAGAAATTCTTCCTGGAGGAAATCCAGCTGGGCGAGGAGCTGCTGTCACAAG GTGAGTTTGAGAAGGGCGTGGACCACCTGACCAACGCAATTGCAGTGTGCGGTCAACCTCAACAGCTGCTTCAAGTACTTCAGCAGACGCTGCCGCCTCCAGTCTTCCAGATGTTGCTCACCAAACTGCCCACCATCAGCCAG cgaATCGTCAATGCTCAGTCTCTAACAGAAGATGATGTTGAATGA